From Nicotiana tabacum cultivar K326 chromosome 22, ASM71507v2, whole genome shotgun sequence, one genomic window encodes:
- the LOC142176143 gene encoding uncharacterized protein LOC142176143, producing the protein MYYAAANGLAKAFNKTLCNLLKKVVSKSKRDWHERMEEALWAYRTTYRTPTQATPYSLVYGVEAVLPLEQQIPTLRLAIQEGTTDEENAQLCLEELEALDEKRLESQQSLECYQAGVSRSFNKRVRLRSFQVGDEVLVVKRHIITSRRSRGKFSAKWDGPYIVQEVYSSGSYKIVDLEGLRIGPINGKFMKRYYP; encoded by the coding sequence ATGTATTATGCTGCTGCCAATGGACTTGCTAAAGCATTTAACAAGACACTCTGCAACTTGTTGAAAAAGGTTGTTTCTAAGTCTAAGAGAGATTGGCATGAAAGGATGGAAGAAGCTCTTTGGGCATACAGGACCACATATCGCACACCAACGCAAGCAACTCCTTATTCGCTTGTTTATGGAGTTGAAGCGGTCCTTCCACTTGAGCAACAAATCCCAACGTTGCGGCTTGCCATTCAAGAAGGAACCaccgatgaagaaaatgctcagTTATGCCTTGAAGAATTGGAAGCTCTTGATGAAAAGAGGCTAGAATCTCAACAAAgccttgaatgttatcaagctggCGTGTCTCGATCTTTTAACAAAAGGGTACGCCTTAGATCTTTCCAAGTGGGTGACGAAGTTCTTGTGGTCAAAAGGCATATTATTACCTCTCGTCGATCTAGGGGCAAATTCTCTGCTAAGTGGGATGGACCATATATCGTACAAGAGGTATACTCAAGTGGCTCTTACAAGATAGTTGACTTAGAAGGTTTGCGGATTGGCCCCATCAACGGGAAATTCATGAAGAGATACTATCCTTAA